One genomic region from Fictibacillus marinisediminis encodes:
- a CDS encoding DUF2087 domain-containing protein produces MLISDLFWEASLEDLKKGYVEEHHHFVCLLCGNIIEKGIIYPENDVLYEAEKYMTLHIGRDHCSVFEYLIGLNKKLTGLTDHQNRLLRLFYEGKSDEEIKQEMEVSSTSTIRNHRFVLKEKERQAKMLLTMMELLKEKDQHAPPMIAPHQTATMIDDRYNVTKEEKEKMVKKFFIEGTTALKAFPSKEKQKLVVLREITSLFSSDTTYTEKDVNEILKTVYHDYVTLRRYMIAYGFLDRKADGSSYWLKK; encoded by the coding sequence ATGTTGATATCGGATTTGTTTTGGGAAGCGTCATTGGAAGATTTGAAAAAGGGTTATGTAGAAGAACATCATCACTTTGTTTGCCTTTTATGCGGGAACATCATTGAAAAAGGAATCATCTATCCCGAAAATGATGTACTTTACGAAGCGGAAAAATATATGACTCTTCATATCGGCCGTGATCACTGTTCGGTTTTTGAATATTTGATCGGACTCAATAAGAAACTGACAGGCTTAACCGATCACCAGAACCGGCTTCTCCGGCTTTTTTATGAAGGAAAAAGCGATGAGGAAATCAAGCAGGAAATGGAGGTTAGCAGCACGTCAACCATCAGGAACCACCGTTTTGTGCTGAAAGAAAAAGAGCGTCAGGCGAAAATGCTGCTGACGATGATGGAGCTGCTGAAGGAAAAGGATCAGCATGCGCCCCCAATGATCGCACCCCATCAGACAGCGACGATGATTGATGACCGGTATAACGTGACAAAAGAAGAGAAGGAGAAGATGGTGAAAAAGTTCTTTATTGAAGGAACAACGGCTCTTAAGGCGTTTCCGTCAAAAGAAAAGCAAAAGCTTGTTGTTTTGCGGGAAATCACTTCATTATTTTCTTCTGATACAACGTACACCGAAAAAGACGTCAATGAAATCCTGAAGACGGTTTATCATGACTACGTTACCTTGAGAAGATACATGATTGCCTATGGATTTCTGGACAGGAAAGCAGACGGAAGCTCGTACTGGCTGAAAAAATAA
- a CDS encoding nucleoside transporter C-terminal domain-containing protein, with translation MYFLMNLLGVLVVVGVVYLCSPNRKNVKWKSIGILFAVELLITWFMLGTKIGTKVIDQFASFFSWLIACANDGTAFVFPSVMANKNIDFFFSALLPIIFVVTFFDILSYFGILTWIIDKVGWVISKISGLPKLESFFSIQMMFLGNTEALAVIRQQLVVLKQHRLLTFGLMSMSSISGSIIGAYLTMVPATYVFAAIPLNCLNALLLASILHPVDVAKEEDVVYVPPKEEKKDFFSTISNSMLVGIRMVIVILAMVIGYVALTSALNGILGFFINGLTIQKIFSFIFSPFAFLLGLPVHDAMYVAKLMGIKLATNEFVAMMDLKNQLNNLPPHTIAVATTFLTSFANFSTVGMIYGTYNSILGEEKSTIIGKNVWKLLVSGMAVSLLSAMLVGLFVW, from the coding sequence TTGTATTTTTTGATGAATCTGTTAGGTGTGCTGGTTGTGGTCGGAGTTGTTTATTTATGTTCTCCGAATCGAAAGAACGTAAAATGGAAATCCATAGGGATTCTTTTTGCGGTTGAATTGCTTATTACGTGGTTCATGCTTGGTACAAAAATTGGAACAAAAGTGATTGATCAGTTTGCGTCATTTTTTTCTTGGCTCATTGCCTGTGCAAACGACGGAACGGCCTTTGTATTTCCTTCCGTTATGGCAAATAAGAACATCGATTTCTTCTTTAGTGCTCTTCTTCCTATTATTTTCGTCGTTACGTTCTTTGATATTCTTTCTTATTTTGGAATCTTAACGTGGATTATCGATAAGGTTGGCTGGGTCATCTCAAAAATTTCAGGGCTGCCGAAGCTTGAAAGCTTTTTCTCCATACAGATGATGTTCCTTGGAAATACAGAAGCACTTGCGGTGATCCGCCAGCAGCTGGTCGTGCTCAAACAACACAGGCTGCTGACGTTCGGACTGATGAGCATGAGCAGTATCAGCGGGTCCATTATTGGAGCGTATTTGACGATGGTGCCGGCAACATATGTGTTTGCGGCTATTCCTCTCAACTGTTTGAATGCCTTGCTGCTCGCAAGCATTCTGCATCCGGTAGACGTGGCAAAAGAGGAAGATGTCGTCTATGTTCCGCCAAAAGAAGAGAAGAAGGATTTCTTCTCTACGATCTCTAACAGTATGCTTGTCGGGATCCGCATGGTCATTGTCATCCTTGCGATGGTGATCGGTTACGTGGCGCTGACGTCCGCTTTGAACGGAATTCTTGGATTCTTTATCAATGGACTTACGATTCAAAAAATCTTCTCGTTCATCTTCAGCCCGTTTGCCTTTTTACTAGGGCTTCCGGTTCATGATGCAATGTATGTCGCAAAATTGATGGGAATCAAGCTAGCAACCAATGAGTTTGTGGCGATGATGGACTTGAAAAATCAGCTTAACAACTTGCCTCCGCATACGATTGCTGTTGCGACAACGTTCTTAACATCGTTTGCGAACTTCAGTACAGTTGGTATGATCTACGGAACGTACAACTCCATTTTAGGAGAAGAAAAATCAACGATCATAGGCAAAAACGTCTGGAAGCTGCTCGTCAGCGGAATGGCCGTATCACTGCTGAGTGCAATGCTTGTCGGATTGTTTGTTTGGTAA
- the purU gene encoding formyltetrahydrofolate deformylase has translation MESMQKSEPVLNGNKGRLLISCPDKPGIVAAVSKFLYSQGANIVESNQYSTDPAGGTFFMRIEFECEDLGENAPNLKEAFTAIAESFEMDWRLSLASQLKKTAIFVSKEPHCLLELLWEYQSGELDAEIALVVSNHEDSRTLVESLGIPYHYIPANKDIRKEVEEKQLQLLEEYQIELIVLARYMQILTPDFVSKHPNRIINIHHSFLPAFIGAKPYERAYGRGVKLIGATSHYVTNDLDEGPIIEQGVERVSHHHNAEDLKRIGRSVERSVLARAVNWHLQDRVIVHENKTIVFH, from the coding sequence ATGGAGAGCATGCAAAAGAGTGAACCCGTACTAAACGGCAACAAAGGAAGGCTGCTGATCAGCTGTCCGGACAAGCCGGGAATTGTGGCTGCCGTTTCGAAGTTTTTATATAGCCAGGGAGCGAATATCGTGGAATCCAATCAATATTCTACGGATCCGGCGGGCGGCACATTTTTTATGCGTATCGAGTTTGAATGTGAAGATTTGGGCGAAAACGCTCCAAATCTAAAAGAGGCTTTTACCGCAATCGCCGAAAGTTTCGAAATGGACTGGCGCCTCTCGCTGGCATCCCAACTAAAGAAGACGGCTATCTTTGTTTCAAAAGAACCACACTGTCTGCTCGAGCTGTTGTGGGAGTATCAGAGCGGAGAACTAGACGCGGAAATTGCCCTTGTGGTCAGCAATCATGAGGATTCAAGAACGCTTGTCGAATCGCTCGGCATACCCTACCATTACATACCGGCCAACAAGGACATCCGTAAAGAAGTGGAAGAGAAACAGCTGCAGCTTTTGGAAGAGTATCAAATTGAGCTTATCGTCCTAGCACGTTACATGCAGATTTTGACGCCGGATTTTGTATCGAAGCACCCGAACCGGATCATCAATATTCATCACTCCTTCCTGCCGGCGTTTATTGGTGCCAAGCCGTATGAACGGGCGTACGGAAGGGGAGTGAAGCTGATTGGTGCGACCTCTCACTATGTGACCAACGATTTGGACGAAGGTCCGATCATTGAGCAGGGAGTGGAGCGGGTCAGCCATCATCATAATGCGGAGGATCTTAAGAGAATCGGCCGTTCCGTTGAGCGCAGTGTACTTGCCCGGGCGGTAAACTGGCATCTGCAGGACCGGGTGATTGTTCACGAAAACAAGACAATCGTTTTTCATTAA